One part of the Homo sapiens chromosome 19, GRCh38.p14 Primary Assembly genome encodes these proteins:
- the GMFG gene encoding glia maturation factor gamma isoform 1 (isoform 1 is encoded by transcript variant 1), with amino-acid sequence MSDSLVVCEVDPELTEKLRKFRFRKETDNAAIIMKVDKDRQMVVLEEEFQNISPEELKMELPERQPRFVVYSYKYVHDDGRVSYPLCFIFSSPVGCKPEQQMMYAGSKNRLVQTAELTKVFEIRTTDDLTEAWLQEKLSFFR; translated from the exons ATG TCTGACTCCCTGGTGGTGTGCGAGGTAGACCCAGAGCTAACAGAAAAGCTGAGGAAATTCCGCTTCCGAAAAGAGACAGACAATGCAGCCATCATAA TGAAGGTGGACAAAGACCGGCAGATGGTGGTGCTGGAGGAAGAATTTCAG AACATTTCCCCAGAGGAGCTCAAAATGGAGTTGCCGGAGAGACAGCCCAG GTTCGTGGTTTACAGCTACAAGTACGTGCATGACGATGGCCGAGTGTCCTACCCTTTGTGTTTCATCTTCTCCAGCCCTGTGG GCTGCAAGCCGGAACAACAGATGATGTATGCAGGGAGTAAAAACAGGCTGGTGCAGACAGCAGAGCTCACAAAG GTGTTCGAAATCCGCACCACTGATGACCTCACTGAGGCCTGGCTCCAAGAAAAGTTGTCTTTCTTTCGTTGA
- the IFNL1 gene encoding interferon lambda-1 precursor — translation MAAAWTVVLVTLVLGLAVAGPVPTSKPTTTGKGCHIGRFKSLSPQELASFKKARDALEESLKLKNWSCSSPVFPGNWDLRLLQVRERPVALEAELALTLKVLEAAAGPALEDVLDQPLHTLHHILSQLQACIQPQPTAGPRPRGRLHHWLHRLQEAPKKESAGCLEASVTFNLFRLLTRDLKYVADGNLCLRTSTHPEST, via the exons ATGGCTGCAGCTTGGACCGTGGTGCTGGTGACTTTGGTGCTAGGCTTGGCCGTGGCAGGCCCTGTCCCCACTTCCAAGCCCACCACAACTGGGAAGGGCTGCCACATTGGCAGGTTCAAATCTCTGTCACCACAGGAGCTAGCGAGCTTCAAGAAGGCCAGGGACGCCTTG GAAGAGTCACTCAAGCTGAAAAACTGGAGTTGCAGCTCTCCTGTCTTCCCCGGGAATTGGGACCTGAGGCTTCTCCAG GTGAGGGAGCGCCCTGTGGCCTTGGAGGCTGAGCTGGCCCTGACGCTGAAGGTCCTGGAGGCCGCTGCTGGCCCAGCCCTGGAGGACGTCCTAGACCAGCCCCTTCACACCCTGCACCACATCCTCTCCCAGCTCCAGGCCTGT ATCCAGCCTCAGCCCACAGCAGGGCCCAGGCCCCGGGGCCGCCTCCACCACTGGCTGCACCGGCTCCAGGAGGCCCCCAAAAAG GAGTCCGCTGGCTGCCTGGAGGCATCTGTCACCTTCAACCTCTTCCGCCTCCTCACGCGAGACCTCAAATATGTGGCCGATGGGAACCTGTGTCTGAGAACGTCAACCCACCCTGAGTCCACCTGA
- the LRFN1 gene encoding leucine-rich repeat and fibronectin type III domain-containing protein 1 precursor produces MAPGPFSSALLSPPPAALPFLLLLWAGASRGQPCPGRCICQNVAPTLTMLCAKTGLLFVPPAIDRRVVELRLTDNFIAAVRRRDFANMTSLVHLTLSRNTIGQVAAGAFADLRALRALHLDSNRLAEVRGDQLRGLGNLRHLILGNNQIRRVESAAFDAFLSTVEDLDLSYNNLEALPWEAVGQMVNLNTLTLDHNLIDHIAEGTFVQLHKLVRLDMTSNRLHKLPPDGLFLRSQGTGPKPPTPLTVSFGGNPLHCNCELLWLRRLTREDDLETCATPEHLTDRYFWSIPEEEFLCEPPLITRQAGGRALVVEGQAVSLRCRAVGDPEPVVHWVAPDGRLLGNSSRTRVRGDGTLDVTITTLRDSGTFTCIASNAAGEATAPVEVCVVPLPLMAPPPAAPPPLTEPGSSDIATPGRPGANDSAAERRLVAAELTSNSVLIRWPAQRPVPGIRMYQVQYNSSVDDSLVYRMIPSTSQTFLVNDLAAGRAYDLCVLAVYDDGATALPATRVVGCVQFTTAGDPAPCRPLRAHFLGGTMIIAIGGVIVASVLVFIVLLMIRYKVYGDGDSRRVKGSRSLPRVSHVCSQTNGAGTGAAQAPALPAQDHYEALREVESQAAPAVAVEAKAMEAETASAEPEVVLGRSLGGSATSLCLLPSEETSGEESRAAVGPRRSRSGALEPPTSAPPTLALVPGGAAARPRPQQRYSFDGDYGALFQSHSYPRRARRTKRHRSTPHLDGAGGGAAGEDGDLGLGSARACLAFTSTEWMLESTV; encoded by the exons ATGGCTCCAGGACCCTTCTCCTCGGCCCTCCTCTCGCCGCCGCCCGCTGCCCTGCCCTTTCTGCTGCTGCTCTGGGCGGGGGCATCTCGTGGCCAGCCCTGCCCCGGCCGCTGCATCTGCCAGAACGTGGCGCCCACACTGACAATGCTGTGCGCCAAGACCGGCTTGCTCTTTGTGCCGCCCGCCATCGACCGGCGCGTGGTGGAGCTGCGGCTCACCGACAACTTCATCGCCGCCGTGCGCCGCCGAGACTTCGCCAACATGACCAGCCTGGTGCACCTCACTCTCTCCCGGAACACCATCGGCCAGGTGGCAGCTGGCGCCTTCGCCGACCTGCGTGCCCTCCGGGCCCTGCACCTGGACAGCAACCGCCTGGCGGAGGTGCGCGGCGACCAGCTCCGCGGCCTgggcaacctccgccacctgatCCTTGGAAACAACCAGATCCGCCGGGTGGAGTCGGCGGCCTTTGACGCCTTCCTGTCCACCGTGGAGGACCTGGATCTGTCCTACAACAACCTGGAGGCCCTGCCGTGGGAGGCGGTGGGCCAGATGGTGAACCTAAACACCCTCACGCTGGACCACAACCTCATCGACCACATCGCGGAGGGGACCTTCGTGCAGCTTCACAAGCTGGTCCGTCTGGACATGACCTCCAACCGCCTGCATAAACTCCCGCCCGACGGGCTCTTCCTGAGGTCGCAGGGCACCGGGCCCAAGCCGCCCACCCCGCTGACCGTCAGCTTCGGCGGCAACCCCCTGCACTGCAACTGCGAGCTGCTCTGGCTGCGGCGGCTGACCCGCGAGGACGACTTAGAGACCTGCGCCACGCCCGAACACCTCACCGACCGCTACTTCTGGTCCATCCCCGAGGAGGAGTTCCTGTGTGAGCCCCCGCTGATCACACGGCAGGCGGGGGGCCGGGCCCTGGTGGTGGAAGGCCAGGCGGTGAGCCTGCGCTGCCGAGCGGTGGGTGACCCCGAGCCGGTGGTGCACTGGGTGGCACCTGATGGGCGGCTGCTGGGGAACTCCAGCCGGACCCGGGTCCGGGGGGACGGGACGCTGGATGTGACCATCACCACCTTGAGGGACAGTGGCACCTTCACTTGTATCGCCTCCAATGCTGCTGGGGAAGCGACGGCGCCCGTGGAGGTGTGCGTGGTACCTCTGCCTCTGATGGCACCCCCGCCGGCTGCCCCGCCGCCTCTCACCGAGCCCGGCTCCTCTGACATCGCCACGCCGGGCAGACCAGGTGCCAACGATTCTGCGGCTGAGCGTCGGCTCGTGGCAGCCGAGCTCACCTCGAACTCCGTGCTCATCCGCTGGCCAGCCCAGAGGCCTGTGCCCGGAATACGCATGTACCAGGTTCAGTACAACAGTTCCGTTGATGACTCCCTCGTCTACAG GATGATCCCGTCCACCAGTCAGACCTTCCTGGTGAATGACCTGGCGGCGGGCCGTGCCTACGACTTGTGCGTGCTGGCGGTCTACGACGACGGGGCCACAGCGCTGCCGGCAACGCGAGTGGTGGGCTGTGTACAGTTCACCACCGCTGGGGATCCGGCGCCCTGCCGCCCGCTGAGGGCCCATTTCTTGGGCGGCACCATGATCATCGCCATCGGGGGCGTCATCGTCGCCTCGGTCCTCGTCTTCATCGTTCTGCTCATGATCCGCTATAAGGTGTATGGCGACGGGGACAGCCGCCGCGTCAAGGGCTCCAGGTCGCTCCCGCGGGTCAGCCACGTGTGCTCGCAGACCAACGGCGCAGGCACAGGCGCGGCACAGGCCCCGGCCCTGCCGGCCCAGGACCACTACGAGGCGCTGCGCGAGGTGGAGTCCCAGGCTGCCCCCGCCGTCGCCGTCGAGGCCAAGGCCATGGAGGCCGAGACGGCATCCGCGGAGCCGGAGGTGGTCCTTGGACGTTCTCTGGGCGGCTCGGCCACCTCGCTGTGCCTGCTGCCATCCGAGGAAACTTCCGGGGAGGAGTCTCGGGCCGCGGTGGGCCCTCGAAGGAGCCGATCCGGCGCCCTGGAGCCACCAACCTCGGCGCCCCCTACTCTAGCTCTAGTTCCTGGGGGAGCCGCGGCCCGGCCGAGGCCGCAGCAGCGCTATTCGTTCGACGGGGACTACGGGGCACTATTCCAGAGCCACAGTTACCCGCGCCGCGCCCGGCGGACAAAGCGCCACCGGTCCACGCCGCACCTGGACGGGGCTGGAGGGGGCGCGGCCGGGGAGGATGGAGACCTGGGGCTGGGCTCCGCCAGGGCGTGCCTGGCTTTCACCAGCACCGAGTGGATGCTGGAGAGTACCGTGTGA
- the GMFG gene encoding glia maturation factor gamma isoform 3 (isoform 3 is encoded by transcript variant 3): protein MKVDKDRQMVVLEEEFQNISPEELKMELPERQPRFVVYSYKYVHDDGRVSYPLCFIFSSPVGCKPEQQMMYAGSKNRLVQTAELTKVFEIRTTDDLTEAWLQEKLSFFR from the exons A TGAAGGTGGACAAAGACCGGCAGATGGTGGTGCTGGAGGAAGAATTTCAG AACATTTCCCCAGAGGAGCTCAAAATGGAGTTGCCGGAGAGACAGCCCAG GTTCGTGGTTTACAGCTACAAGTACGTGCATGACGATGGCCGAGTGTCCTACCCTTTGTGTTTCATCTTCTCCAGCCCTGTGG GCTGCAAGCCGGAACAACAGATGATGTATGCAGGGAGTAAAAACAGGCTGGTGCAGACAGCAGAGCTCACAAAG GTGTTCGAAATCCGCACCACTGATGACCTCACTGAGGCCTGGCTCCAAGAAAAGTTGTCTTTCTTTCGTTGA
- the GMFG gene encoding glia maturation factor gamma isoform 2 (isoform 2 is encoded by transcript variant 2) has product MVVLEEEFQNISPEELKMELPERQPRFVVYSYKYVHDDGRVSYPLCFIFSSPVGCKPEQQMMYAGSKNRLVQTAELTKVFEIRTTDDLTEAWLQEKLSFFR; this is encoded by the exons ATGGTGGTGCTGGAGGAAGAATTTCAG AACATTTCCCCAGAGGAGCTCAAAATGGAGTTGCCGGAGAGACAGCCCAG GTTCGTGGTTTACAGCTACAAGTACGTGCATGACGATGGCCGAGTGTCCTACCCTTTGTGTTTCATCTTCTCCAGCCCTGTGG GCTGCAAGCCGGAACAACAGATGATGTATGCAGGGAGTAAAAACAGGCTGGTGCAGACAGCAGAGCTCACAAAG GTGTTCGAAATCCGCACCACTGATGACCTCACTGAGGCCTGGCTCCAAGAAAAGTTGTCTTTCTTTCGTTGA